CTAATTTGACGGAACATTTGGTGCCCGTAGCTTCCGACTGGAAATCGACCGACTGGCTGATTGCTAATTGCCAGATCCAAGAGCAGTTCTTGGTAAATTCCAAACAGCCCGTCCACGATGCGCGTATGCATGCCATGTTATGTTATCGGACACCGGAGTCTTTTAAGGAGCGTTTTAAACGAAGTACCAACGAAGAGCTTCAGGTGTTCAATGTAGAAAGCTGGTTGATGCATCATGGCGAAAAGCTACAGGAACGTTTTCAATTATCGGCCTATAAGCTGATGAACCAGTTATTGAAAACCATTGATGTTACGAGAAATGATGAGGAGAACTTCATCAAACTACAAAATAGCGACACCAATATTCATATTGTTGGAGTGGATTCCGACCTGTTTTTTACGGCTAAAGAAAACAAGGACACTTTTAAGCAATTGGCACAGGCCAATAGCAATGTAACCTATGGAGAAGTTCAATCGCTACATGGACATGATGCCTTCCTAATCGAGTTTGAACAAATGGAAAAATTGCTCCATTCCATATTTAATGCGAATGGTAAATCGGGCAAGGTAAAAGTCTTGAAATTTGGCGGAAAATCCTTGAGCAACGGTGAAGGTTTGGAACGTGTGTTGGATGTAATCGCCACCAAGGTAAAGTCCGGGGAAAATATTGCCGTAGTACTTTCGGCACGTGAAAAAGCAACGGACCAACTGGAAAGTATTCTGGAAAAGGCTTCAAAAGGAAAGCCTTATAAAGAGGACTTCGAGGCTTTGGAGAGTTATCAGCAACATACCTACGGCAATGTAAATTTGTCCAAGGAATTCAAAAGCTTGGCCAAATTGTTCGAGGGAGTATCCCTGTTGGGAGATTACAGCGCCAAAATCAAGGATGAGGTATTGGCCCATGGTGAGCTGATTTCAGCAAAATTAGTGACCAAACTCCTGATAGGCAAAGGCATAAACGCCCGCTTTTTGGATTCACGGGAATTGATTGCCACCGATGCTACTTTTGGAGATGCCAAGGTGTTGGAACATGTTTCCAAGGAAAAGGTGTTGTTGAAATTTTCTGAACTGCCCCATGATGCCGTACCGGTGATTACCGGATTTATTGCAGCCACGGAAGAGGGGGAAACCACAACGTTGGGTAGAAATGGCAGTAATTATAGTGCCGCACTTTTGGCGAATTTCCTGGATGCCGAAGAGTTACAAAACTATACGCATGTCGATGGTATTTTTACCGCCAATCCGGATTATGTGAAGGAGGCCAAACGTATTAGCAATCTGAGCTATGCAGAGGCGAATGAGATGGCCAATTTTGGGGCCACGATTTTACATGCCAAGACGATTATTCCGTTGATTGAAAAGAACATTCCGTTACGGATTTTAAACACCTATAACGACGATAATGAGGGTACGCTGATCAGTGCCAAGTCCAGCAAGGAGGGTATCCGGTCCATTTCTGTAATTGAGGATGTTGCCCTGATTAACCTAGAGGGTCGTGGACTGTTGGGTAAAGTGGGTATAGATGCCCGTATCTTCAAAACTTTGGAAGCTATCAACATCAGCGTGAGTATCATTTCCCAAGGTTCTTCGGAACGGGGTATTGGATTGGTGGTAAAGCGCGACAAAGCAGAGCGTGCCAAGCGCGCCTTGGAAAATGAGTTTTCGAGCGATTTCCAAAGTCAGGATATCAACATGATCAAGGTCGTTGCCGATGTATCGGTAATTTCCGTGGTGGGCCAGGATTTGAGCACCTTCCACAAACCCTTTAATGCCCTGATCAAAAACCAAATCGTACCGTTGTTGTTCAACAATACGGTATCGGGTAAGAACGTAAGTTTGGTCGTCAGGAAATCGGATTTGACCAAAGCGGTCAATGTAATGCACGGCCAGATTTTCGGGGTAAGTAAAAAAGTAAATCTGGCGGTATTCGGGCATGGAAATGTTGGCGGCACCTTAATCGACCAAATTTTAAAATCGGCTAAAAATATTGAGGACCGAAAAGGTATCGACTTAAGGGTCTTTGCCATTGCCAATTCCCGGAAAGTCTTGCTCAATGCGAAAGGAGTAAGCGGAAAGTGGAAGACCGATATCAAAAGCAAGGGAAAATCCTACGCCGTAAAGGATATTATCGATTTTGCCAAAAACAACCATTTGGAGAATCTGATTGTCATCGATAATACGGCCAGTCAGGATTTTGTAGCCCATTATTTCGATTTTGTGGAAAACGGATTCGATGTAGTTTCTTCCAATAAGATTGCCAATACCCTTGGGTTCGATTATTACCAATTGCTACGGGAGGAGCTGGACAAACATCAAAAACAATATTTGTACGAGACCAACGTGGGCGCGGGGTTACCCTTGATAGATACCATTAAGTTGTTGCACCTGTCCGGAGAGAATATTACCCGTATCAAAGGGGTTTTTTCAGGTTCCTTGAGCTATATTTTTAATACATTTTCGGAGGTGGACACTTCCTTTTCGTCGATTTTGAAGGATGCCAAATTACAAGGCTTTACCGAGCCTGATCCGCGGGAAGACCTTTCCGGGAACGATGTAGGTAGAAAGTTGTTGATTTTGGCTAGGGAACTGGATCTGAGCAATGAATTTTCCGATATTAATATAGAAAATCTAATTCCATCATCCTTGGAAAAAGGGGATGTAAATTTCTTTATGGAAAATCTGGAGGTATTGGACGATAAATTCAACGAGATAAAAAAGAACCAAAAACCGAACCATGTATTACGTTATGTGGGAGATTTGCATGGCGATTTACAAAAGGAAAAAGGAATCTTGGACGTACAACTGGTTTCTGTTCCCAAGGAGAGTGCATTGGGTCAGGTGAAAGGGTCGGATTCCATTATTGAAATCTATACGGAAT
This window of the Maribacter cobaltidurans genome carries:
- the thrA gene encoding bifunctional aspartate kinase/homoserine dehydrogenase I, with amino-acid sequence MLHHLHIKEYTTLSGVTQDIELSYELFGAKLHTAPVILVNHALTGNSNVTGENGWWSALIGEGKCIDTKKYTILCFNIPGNGYDKFVIENYKDFVAGDIARIFLLGLEKLKIQKLFAIIGGSLGGGIAWEMAAINPNLTEHLVPVASDWKSTDWLIANCQIQEQFLVNSKQPVHDARMHAMLCYRTPESFKERFKRSTNEELQVFNVESWLMHHGEKLQERFQLSAYKLMNQLLKTIDVTRNDEENFIKLQNSDTNIHIVGVDSDLFFTAKENKDTFKQLAQANSNVTYGEVQSLHGHDAFLIEFEQMEKLLHSIFNANGKSGKVKVLKFGGKSLSNGEGLERVLDVIATKVKSGENIAVVLSAREKATDQLESILEKASKGKPYKEDFEALESYQQHTYGNVNLSKEFKSLAKLFEGVSLLGDYSAKIKDEVLAHGELISAKLVTKLLIGKGINARFLDSRELIATDATFGDAKVLEHVSKEKVLLKFSELPHDAVPVITGFIAATEEGETTTLGRNGSNYSAALLANFLDAEELQNYTHVDGIFTANPDYVKEAKRISNLSYAEANEMANFGATILHAKTIIPLIEKNIPLRILNTYNDDNEGTLISAKSSKEGIRSISVIEDVALINLEGRGLLGKVGIDARIFKTLEAINISVSIISQGSSERGIGLVVKRDKAERAKRALENEFSSDFQSQDINMIKVVADVSVISVVGQDLSTFHKPFNALIKNQIVPLLFNNTVSGKNVSLVVRKSDLTKAVNVMHGQIFGVSKKVNLAVFGHGNVGGTLIDQILKSAKNIEDRKGIDLRVFAIANSRKVLLNAKGVSGKWKTDIKSKGKSYAVKDIIDFAKNNHLENLIVIDNTASQDFVAHYFDFVENGFDVVSSNKIANTLGFDYYQLLREELDKHQKQYLYETNVGAGLPLIDTIKLLHLSGENITRIKGVFSGSLSYIFNTFSEVDTSFSSILKDAKLQGFTEPDPREDLSGNDVGRKLLILARELDLSNEFSDINIENLIPSSLEKGDVNFFMENLEVLDDKFNEIKKNQKPNHVLRYVGDLHGDLQKEKGILDVQLVSVPKESALGQVKGSDSIIEIYTESYGENPLVIQGAGAGAAVTARGVFGDILRIAEKS